The nucleotide window TTTTTAAGTGATCTTAAGAGTGAAAGCAGGCCAAGTCTGCATCACTCAGACAGTTTGCGTCATGGTTTTGCTCTGCCGGTATTTAATGGGGACAACATTCTCTGTGTTTTTGAGTTTTTTGGTCCGCACAAATTAGTCACTGACAAATATTTCCTCAATGCTCTCGATGAAATCGCCGCCCACCTGTCGGTCGTCTTTGAGAGGCGCAGAGCCCAGGAACTCCTGGTGATTCAACGCGCTCATGAAGAAATCATTCTTGACAGCATGCCGGTTATGGTTTGGTTTAAGGACACTCAGGGGCGAATACTGCGAGTCAACCGCTCTGGTGCTGCTAAGCGCGGCATGGAGCCCTGGCAGATGGTGGGCAAAAGTGATTGGGAGCTTTATCCTGATGAAGCCGACCTCTATTATGCCGATGACCTCGAGGTAATGCGCTCGGGCAGACCTAAGCTGGGAATTATCGAGCAGCATTTACAAGGCGACGGCTCTAAGACTTGGGTCTCAACAGATAAAATCCCATACCGCTCTCCTGATGGGACGGTCCAGGGCGTCATTGTTTTTGCCTCAGACATCTCTAAGCTCAAATTTGCCGAAGAAGAGCTGCTTACTATAAGGCAAGAGCTGGAAGATAAGGTGGCTGAGCGTACCAAAGAACTGGACGAGGCCAATATATATTTTGCCCTCTCTCGAGACTTGCTTTGTATTGCCACTACTGATGGTTATTTCCGCAGGCTTAACTTTGCCTGGCAAGAAAAACTTGGTTATGAGATCAGTGAATTAATAGAAAGACCTTATCTCCATTATGTCCATCCGGATGACAAAGAAAAGACCATCGAACAAATGCAGGTGCTCCTCACCGGAGGTATTGTACGTGAATTTGAAAACCGCTACATCCGCAAAGATGGCTCTATCTGCTGGTTGCTCTGGAGTGCTAGCACACCGTCTGAGAGCGACTATGTCTATGCTGTAGCTTACGATATTACCGACCGTAAGGCAGCAGAGTCAGAGCTTTTGGACATCAGTATGGCTCTCAAAAATGCTGTCGAAGGCATCGCTAAAGTCAACGAAGATAGCCGCTTTCTTTCTGTTAATGAGTCTTACGCCAGCTTGCATGGTATGCCATCTCATGATTTTATAGGGCGCAAAGTGACCGATTTTATTGCCAGTGAAGATATGGGCAAATGGCTTACTTGTTTTGGTGGCATGCTCAGAGATGGTAAATCAGAAGCCGAGCTGCTTGGTGTTACTGATGGTGGCGTGCAGTTTCATGAGCAAATTACGCTTGTAAAAAAAGTCGGGACTAATAGCGACTTTGAAGGCTACTATATCTTTGACAAAGATATCACCAAACGCAAAGCGACCGAGGCCTCTTTGCAAAAGAGTGAAGCGCGTTTTCATCACCTTGCCACCCATGTACCTGGCGGTATCTATCAATTCATTCGCCACACCAATGGGCTCTATTCGTTCCCCTATGTCAGTCCTGGCTTTGGTCGCATTGTGGGAGTCGAGCCAGATCGGGCTATGGATGATGCCAGCAATGTATTTAATAACGTCCATCCTGAGGACTTGCATCCTCTAATGGAGACAATTGAAGAATCGGCACGTGAAATGACTGTTTTTGTCTTTGAAGGAAGGATTTTGACAGACCAGGGTGTGCGCTGGTTTCACGCAATTAGTACGCCTGAATACACCGAAGACGGTGATATCAGTTTTAACGGCTTGCTCACTGATATAACCGACAAAAAAGTAGCAGACCAGAAGATCAGAACGCTCAATGAAAATCTCTCTGAGCGGGTCGAAAAGCTTGCCGCAGTTAACCAGGAGCTCGAGTCTCTCACTCGTAAATTGGAGCTTGCATATGACGCTGCCATGGAAGCTTCTAAATTTAAGTCCGAATTTGTAGCTAATATATCGCACGAAATTCGCACACCAATATCAGCCGTTATCGGTATGTCCGAGCTTTTGCTGGATACTTCGTTGACTGATGAACAAAGACAATTCAGCAGTATGGTGCGAGATTCTGCTCAGTCGCTTTTGACCATCATCAATGACATTCTCGACTTCTCCAAAATGGAAGCGGGACATATGGAGCTGGAACTGGCAGAAGTGAATTTGCTTGATTTGCTGGAAGATTGTGCTGAGCTATTGGCGCCATCCGCGCGTAAAAAAGGGCTGTCCTTTCTCACTTTTGTCTCTCCCGATGTGCCTGAAGTAGTGTTGGGAGATACTGTGCGCATCAGGCAAATTTTGCTCAATTTGGCCTCTAATGCCGTTAAATTTACCAGTCGTGGCGAAGTCATTATTACTGTCAAAAGTTCCCCGTTTGAGCCAGATATGATGCGCTTCAGTGTGCGTGACACTGGCATTGGCCTATCAGACTCGGCCAAGCTGCGCCTCTTCAGTCCCTTTGTGCAGGCGGATGGCAG belongs to Candidatus Obscuribacter sp. and includes:
- a CDS encoding PAS domain S-box protein; translation: MDDTSDKLLSTGGGFSFESLINSVEAIVWEADFKTSKIAFVSNYVIDLLGFKLEDWLANPDLFSSIVHPDDRPKVARAKAMVTRQNNHYEVVYRVRKANGDQVWLSDRVSVSFDGEEPHTLRGVSYDVSERRSIEEALALVVEVTLAASELETVQEIAQTALSRICEILGLGFGQVWFPDVSNENLVCSPLAGFSLLEQEQLRQESLDRTLNIGRSEGLPGMAAASRTAVFLSDLKSESRPSLHHSDSLRHGFALPVFNGDNILCVFEFFGPHKLVTDKYFLNALDEIAAHLSVVFERRRAQELLVIQRAHEEIILDSMPVMVWFKDTQGRILRVNRSGAAKRGMEPWQMVGKSDWELYPDEADLYYADDLEVMRSGRPKLGIIEQHLQGDGSKTWVSTDKIPYRSPDGTVQGVIVFASDISKLKFAEEELLTIRQELEDKVAERTKELDEANIYFALSRDLLCIATTDGYFRRLNFAWQEKLGYEISELIERPYLHYVHPDDKEKTIEQMQVLLTGGIVREFENRYIRKDGSICWLLWSASTPSESDYVYAVAYDITDRKAAESELLDISMALKNAVEGIAKVNEDSRFLSVNESYASLHGMPSHDFIGRKVTDFIASEDMGKWLTCFGGMLRDGKSEAELLGVTDGGVQFHEQITLVKKVGTNSDFEGYYIFDKDITKRKATEASLQKSEARFHHLATHVPGGIYQFIRHTNGLYSFPYVSPGFGRIVGVEPDRAMDDASNVFNNVHPEDLHPLMETIEESAREMTVFVFEGRILTDQGVRWFHAISTPEYTEDGDISFNGLLTDITDKKVADQKIRTLNENLSERVEKLAAVNQELESLTRKLELAYDAAMEASKFKSEFVANISHEIRTPISAVIGMSELLLDTSLTDEQRQFSSMVRDSAQSLLTIINDILDFSKMEAGHMELELAEVNLLDLLEDCAELLAPSARKKGLSFLTFVSPDVPEVVLGDTVRIRQILLNLASNAVKFTSRGEVIITVKSSPFEPDMMRFSVRDTGIGLSDSAKLRLFSPFVQADGSTTRTFGGTGLGLSISKLLVELMGGVISFSSVEGEGAVFWFDLPLPISAATRSVAEVARAYANKAKLQAEEKLASVSRRLLVASSSEQVLANLPPYLSATAPRLDIATLKLDSQDSFSADAVIDALIIDVTGASDKQGDFDGDDSEPESNIAVKRDPASERLETAPSGKELLKITIEQLKAQLQKLPRFVDGQIRILILLPGEGHGLDELARHNLAGLVDSADSAAVASGMKLLFMVKPLRLSDLIEGYSRLILSKANFDPAISSGGMSRSVQSTSGDNLPVFSRLPLSSHSPLILVAEDNAVMRELALRQLTRLGLTCVVVKNGKQAVEAVRTKNFALVLMDCQMPEMDGYEATLTIRRDESERGGHVPIIAMTASAMKGDRENCLASGMDDYVAKPVGQTDLLRLVHKWVVMDEKVDILAEIGAAASFAGAHGESVNSDLAASPAQDKSALVASLSPPIDVLQLINLYGQEDLARLLKSFLNETAELIAEIGMAAEHKDGSEVARLAHQLKGLALVMTAVKLSENATSAEKLCNQTKELGEVLTKLEDDFYRVREYLATHPQFSTL